One window of Lytechinus variegatus isolate NC3 chromosome 2, Lvar_3.0, whole genome shotgun sequence genomic DNA carries:
- the LOC121407513 gene encoding solute carrier family 52, riboflavin transporter, member 3-A-like: MNERLGDRFRHIFVIILVVLFGSGSWLAINGLWVELPLMVALGIPEGYNLASYLVIIIQLANVGPLSFTAFSYFVKGNKLEIPTIYLSLSAGVLACLLLVFFWDATTVWGVFGEPRSTALICLSFVLALVNCTSSVTFIPFMVKLKSSYMTWFFVGQGFSALAPSLVALGQGVGKQVCVANYTYLSTGDNCTSWMSQTQPAKFAPETFFSFLCASMFLSFAAFLFLHILPSSKKEYAQQTTETQSSSEKYNESRSSETEFNKEDSTEKQKASDRLEEETSEQRQGYSKGEYAILFVILAITNALSNSVLPSIQSFSCGAYGFNAYLLAATLGQVANPLACFIVMFFPQTSLVLVAGTCLLGLLMGGYCMATALLSPAPPLQGEISGVVLVVIAWILAGGLFAHVKATIGFILRNQPQNHRLLTWYGIVTQLGSMTGALIIFPFVNVLSVFVPYYSDPCQGYPICEPS, from the exons ATGAATGAGAGATTAGGAGATCGATTTCGTCACATATtcgtgattattttggtggtgCTCTTCGGGTCGGGATCATGGTTGGCCATCAATGGATTATGGGTGGAACTGCCCCTCATGGTAGCCCTCGGAATCCCTGAAGGATACAATCTTGCCTCCTACCTGGTCATCATCATCCAGTTAGCGAACGTTGGACCTCTTTCGTTCACGGCCTTCAGCTACTTCGTGAAGGGAAACAAGCTTGAGATCCCCACCATATACTTGAGTTTGTCCGCTGGAGTATTGGCATGTCTTCTTCTTGTATTCTTCTGGGATGCGACGACTGTTTGGGGAGTGTTTGGAGAACCACGCAGTACTGCATTGATATGCCTGTCTTTCGTCCTAGCTCTGGTGAACTGTACATCCTCGGTGACATTCATCCCGTTCATGGTCAAACTGAAAAGCTCGTACATGACATGGTTTTTCGTTGGTCAGGGTTTTAGTGCCTTGGCACCAAGCTTGGTAGCCCTCGGACAAGGCGTTGGCAAGCAGGTGTGCGTCGCCAATTACACTTACCTCTCAACTGGCGACAATTGCACATCATGGATGTCGCAAACGCAACCGGCTAAATTCGCACCAGAGACCTTCTTTTCGTTCCTCTGCGCATCCATGTTTCTGTCCTTCGCAGCCTTCCTTTTCCTGCACATTCTTCCTTCGTCCAAGAAGGAGTACGCTCAGCAAACTACCGAGACACAGTCATCCTCTGAAAAATACAACGAGTCAAGGTCTAGCGAGACCGAATTCAACAAAGAGGACAGTACGGAAAAACAAAAGGCTTCAGACAGACTAGAAGAAGAGACTTCTGAGCAACGACAAGGATATTCTAAAGGAGAATACGCCATTTTATTTGTCATCCTTGCCATTACCAATGCCTTAAGCAACAGCGTTCTTCCGTCAATCCAGAGCTTTTCTTGTGGCGCCTACGGCTTCAATGCTTATCTTCTAGCGGCTACATTGGGCCAGGTAGCCAATCCTTTAGCTTGCTTCATCGTCATGTTCTTCCCACAGACGAGTCTGGTCTTGGTAGCAGGGACCTGTCTTCTAGGACTCCTGATGGGAGGTTATTGCATGGCCACAGCTTTACTGAGTCCAGCACCACCCCTACAGGGAGAGATATCAGGAGTCGTTCTTGTG GTGATAGCTTGGATCCTAGCAGGTGGTCTCTTTGCTCACGTGAAGGCCACCATCGGGTTTATCCTCCGTAACCAGCCCCAAAACCATCGACTGCTGACATGGTACGGTATCGTCACCCAACTTGGCTCAATGACAGGCGCCCTCATCATCTTTCCCTTCGTCAATGTCCTCTCTGTGTTTGTACCGTACTACAGCGATCCATGTCAAGGATATCCCATCTGCGAGCCGTCATAG
- the LOC121407514 gene encoding uncharacterized protein LOC121407514 encodes MTEQACLPVPKFRPPSSTLERNADLVKYRPWRYDVGPATWQEITPPVWDRIQERARIKPRQSYPRPTPVINTTAFTPIPAINRPKSGKSKLKDGGSISVNETITDLVKRERLTSTYVRQCPGYAGYRPRSPLRIPMENLNEPNLRMTTTMKASYRPLMFPLINMDHFPHMGPMSRTVTLTYPCNPFNKVEKLRSYGGNDV; translated from the exons ATGACAGAACAAGCTTGTCTTCCAGTCCCAAAG TTCCGTCCTCCAAGCTCGACGCTAGAGAGGAACGCAGACCTGGTAAAATACCGTCCCTGGCGATACGACGTTGGTCCAGCCACCTGGCAGGAGATCACACCTCCAGTATGGGATCGGATCCAGGAACGGGCCAGGATCAAACCTCGACAGTCCTATCCTAGACCAACACCTGTCATTAACACCACGGCATTCACCCCTATACCCGCCATCAATAGGCCCAAATCAGGAAA ATCAAAATTGAAAGATGGTGGCAGTATTTCTGTAAACGAAACGATAACAGATCTCGTCAAACGAGAAAGGCTTACTTCGACCTA TGTCCGCCAGTGTCCCGGTTATGCAGGCTACCGTCCTAGGTCACCGCTTCGAATCCCCATGGAGAATCTGAATGAACCCAATCTCAGGATGACGACCACTATGAAAGCCAGTTATAG ACCATTGATGTTTCCTCTGATCAACATGGACCACTTTCCTCACATGGGTCCGATGTCTCGTACAGTCACTCTCACCTACCCCTGCAACCCCTTCAATAAGGTCGAGAAACTTCGCAGCTACGGAGGAAACGATGTCTAA